A section of the Streptomyces sp. NBC_01363 genome encodes:
- a CDS encoding carbohydrate ABC transporter permease, whose protein sequence is MTLASATVRSGKHDPPAGPQDERPRPVDRKGAGTWFLVLPALIPILILSVGPLLYGIALAFTDAQSGRTRSTQWVGGLNFQDLLHDTLFWDSFRIGLVWAFGVTVPQFVLALGLALLLNQNLRMRWLARALAIIPWAMPEVVVGIMWRLVYNPDAGVLNETIRDLGLGDGRDWLTGLATALPAVIVVGVWAGMPQTAVALLAGLQNTPHELHEAAALDGAGAWRRFRTVTWPVLRPVALAITALNFIWNFNSFALVYVLTNGGPGGRTRLPMLFAYEEAFHYGQFGYAAAMGCVMVAVISVILAVHLAGRLRGGEDR, encoded by the coding sequence GTGACATTAGCGAGTGCAACCGTACGTTCCGGAAAGCATGACCCGCCCGCCGGGCCGCAGGACGAACGGCCCCGGCCGGTCGACCGGAAGGGTGCCGGAACCTGGTTCCTGGTGCTGCCCGCGCTGATCCCGATCCTGATTCTCAGTGTCGGCCCCCTGCTCTACGGCATCGCGCTGGCCTTCACCGATGCCCAGTCAGGACGCACCCGCTCCACCCAGTGGGTGGGCGGGCTCAACTTCCAGGACCTGCTCCACGACACCCTCTTCTGGGACTCGTTCCGGATCGGTCTGGTGTGGGCGTTCGGCGTCACCGTCCCGCAGTTCGTACTGGCCCTCGGCCTGGCCCTGCTGCTCAACCAGAATCTGCGGATGCGCTGGCTGGCGCGGGCGCTGGCGATCATTCCGTGGGCGATGCCCGAGGTGGTCGTGGGCATCATGTGGCGGCTCGTCTACAACCCGGACGCGGGCGTCCTCAATGAGACCATCCGCGATCTCGGCCTCGGTGACGGCCGGGACTGGCTCACCGGGCTCGCCACCGCGCTGCCCGCCGTGATCGTCGTGGGCGTCTGGGCGGGCATGCCCCAGACCGCCGTCGCCCTGCTCGCCGGGCTGCAGAACACCCCGCACGAACTCCACGAGGCGGCCGCCCTGGACGGAGCCGGTGCCTGGCGCCGCTTCCGTACCGTCACCTGGCCGGTGCTCAGACCGGTCGCGCTCGCCATCACCGCGCTCAACTTCATCTGGAACTTCAACTCCTTCGCCCTGGTCTACGTACTGACCAACGGGGGACCCGGCGGACGCACCCGGCTGCCGATGCTCTTCGCGTACGAAGAGGCCTTCCACTACGGACAGTTCGGATACGCCGCGGCGATGGGCTGCGTGATGGTCGCGGTGATCTCCGTGATCCTGGCGGTCCATCTCGCCGGCCGGCTGAGGGGAGGCGAGGACCGATGA
- a CDS encoding carbohydrate ABC transporter permease, translated as MSMRTSRTARAGQYAALLGYLVFLAFPFLWLISTAFKPARELGSLHPTWIPDHPTLDNFRKAFDEQPLLQAAANSLSAAVCAALIAVVVATPMAYVMARRRSRLSTAATGWVVISQAFPLVLLIIPLFLILKNLHLINTRWGLIMVYAVWALPFALWMLVGYVRAVPAELEEAASVDGAGRLRTLVSVTAPLLTPGIVATALFAFITAWNELFFALVLLKTPEKQTLPVVLTHFIGAEGAADLGPLAAAAFLATLPSLVIFAIIQRRITGGMLAGAVKS; from the coding sequence ATGAGCATGCGCACCAGCAGAACCGCACGCGCCGGACAGTACGCCGCGCTGCTCGGCTATCTCGTCTTCCTGGCGTTCCCGTTCCTCTGGCTGATCTCCACCGCCTTCAAACCGGCGCGCGAACTCGGCTCCCTGCACCCCACCTGGATCCCCGACCATCCGACGCTCGACAACTTCCGCAAGGCGTTCGACGAACAGCCGCTGCTCCAGGCCGCCGCCAATTCGCTGAGCGCCGCGGTCTGCGCCGCCCTCATCGCGGTCGTCGTCGCCACGCCCATGGCGTACGTGATGGCCCGCCGCCGCTCCAGGCTCTCGACGGCGGCCACCGGATGGGTCGTGATCAGCCAGGCGTTCCCGCTCGTCCTGCTGATCATCCCGCTCTTCCTGATCCTGAAGAACCTCCATCTGATCAACACCCGGTGGGGGCTGATCATGGTCTACGCCGTCTGGGCGCTGCCCTTCGCGCTCTGGATGCTGGTCGGATACGTACGGGCCGTGCCCGCCGAACTGGAGGAGGCCGCCTCGGTCGACGGTGCGGGCCGGCTGCGGACACTCGTCTCGGTCACGGCCCCGCTGCTGACCCCCGGCATTGTCGCCACCGCGCTCTTCGCCTTCATCACCGCGTGGAACGAGCTCTTCTTCGCGCTCGTCCTGCTCAAGACTCCGGAGAAGCAGACCTTGCCGGTCGTACTGACCCACTTCATCGGTGCGGAGGGCGCGGCCGATCTCGGGCCGCTCGCCGCCGCCGCGTTCCTCGCCACCCTGCCCTCGCTGGTCATCTTCGCGATCATCCAGCGGCGGATCACGGGCGGCATGCTGGCCGGGGCGGTGAAGAGCTGA
- a CDS encoding ABC transporter substrate-binding protein, whose product MRASLRTTAAAAATALALLLTGCAGTDDGRGDNGRIELSFQSLAWQKESVDANKQLVKEWNEAHPDVHVSYVQGSWDTVHDQLLTSFEGGEAPDIIHDASDDLADFAYGGYLADLRGLLPGRLTADIPRQSWSTTTFGDGVYGVPFLQEPRVLIANTKILAGSGVRIPTPGEPWSWAEFRQVTKELTVKGRYGVAWPLKEPVSVTLNLGLSDGGELFHRGADGKVTIRADEGDRIVPGTIHDQVDIDHSASRTALGMGGSDTLPGFFGGKYAMVPLGFSYRQQVVEQAPEGFEWTVLPAPAGSAGLAQGVSPQTLSVSEASPHKKEAAQFIDFLLRPPNMVRLAKGDWMLPTGTEALADPSLHTAENGWATGVAVAKALRPAPAQSVRGYPEWKDKVATPALQEYYSGAVGADELRKRLVDDGNRVLARYQR is encoded by the coding sequence ATGCGGGCATCCCTGCGGACGACGGCCGCCGCGGCGGCCACCGCGCTGGCCCTGCTGCTCACCGGCTGCGCGGGGACGGACGACGGCAGGGGCGACAACGGGAGGATCGAGCTCAGCTTCCAGTCGCTGGCCTGGCAGAAGGAGTCCGTCGACGCCAACAAACAACTGGTGAAGGAGTGGAACGAAGCCCATCCGGACGTCCATGTCAGCTACGTACAGGGCAGTTGGGACACCGTCCACGACCAGCTGCTCACCTCCTTCGAGGGCGGCGAGGCGCCGGACATCATCCACGACGCCTCCGACGACCTGGCCGACTTCGCGTACGGCGGCTACCTCGCGGACCTGCGCGGGCTGCTCCCCGGCCGGCTGACCGCCGACATCCCGCGGCAGAGCTGGTCCACCACCACCTTCGGCGACGGCGTCTACGGAGTGCCGTTCCTCCAGGAGCCCCGCGTCCTGATCGCCAACACCAAGATCCTCGCCGGGTCCGGGGTCCGCATCCCGACCCCCGGCGAGCCCTGGAGCTGGGCCGAGTTCCGGCAGGTCACCAAGGAGCTGACGGTCAAGGGGCGATACGGCGTCGCCTGGCCGCTCAAGGAGCCGGTCTCCGTCACCCTCAACCTCGGCCTCTCCGACGGCGGCGAACTCTTCCACCGCGGCGCCGACGGCAAGGTGACCATCCGTGCGGACGAGGGCGACCGGATCGTCCCCGGCACCATCCACGACCAGGTCGACATCGACCACAGTGCTTCGCGCACCGCACTCGGCATGGGCGGCTCCGACACCCTGCCCGGATTCTTCGGCGGCAAGTACGCGATGGTCCCGCTGGGCTTCTCGTACCGCCAGCAGGTCGTCGAACAGGCCCCCGAGGGCTTCGAATGGACGGTCCTGCCGGCCCCCGCGGGCAGCGCGGGCCTCGCCCAGGGGGTGAGTCCGCAGACCCTGTCCGTCTCGGAGGCCAGCCCGCACAAGAAGGAGGCCGCGCAGTTCATCGACTTCCTGCTCCGGCCGCCGAACATGGTGCGCCTGGCCAAGGGCGACTGGATGCTTCCGACCGGCACCGAGGCCCTCGCCGACCCGTCCCTGCACACCGCCGAGAACGGCTGGGCGACCGGTGTCGCCGTCGCGAAGGCGCTCCGGCCGGCGCCCGCCCAGTCGGTGCGCGGCTACCCGGAGTGGAAGGACAAGGTCGCCACGCCCGCCCTCCAGGAGTACTACAGCGGTGCTGTCGGGGCGGACGAGCTGAGGAAGCGTCTGGTTGACGACGGGAACCGGGTCCTGGCCCGCTATCAGCGCTGA
- a CDS encoding tryptorubin family RiPP precursor yields the protein MKFLFLLKDKMTPEKSLKAYAWYHWY from the coding sequence ATGAAGTTCCTTTTCTTGCTCAAGGACAAGATGACGCCGGAGAAGAGCCTGAAGGCGTACGCCTGGTACCACTGGTACTAA